The Lepidochelys kempii isolate rLepKem1 chromosome 25, rLepKem1.hap2, whole genome shotgun sequence genome contains a region encoding:
- the LOC140903207 gene encoding perilipin-3-like — translation MASNDPSAASPKDEEQENIANRVANLPLVSSAYDMVSTAYASTKENHPYIKSVCDVAEKSMKTITAAAVSGAQPILTKLEPQISTANEYACRGLDKLEEKLPILQQPTDQILSNTKDLVTATVTGAKDAMSNTMTGMVDMTKGAVQGSVELTRSAVTSGVNTVMSSAVGQMVVSSMGAVLSKSEELVDHYLPMTDEELAKLATSVEGFEMASVEQQRQQQSYFVRLGSLSTKLRHRAYQHSLGKLRNARQSTQEALSQLHQTIELIENAKQGVDQKLRDGQEKLHQMWLEWSQKQQSQSKEIGSVQPEQVEEQALAMSRSLTQQLQTTCLTLVSSLQGLPADLQDKAQLVRHQVQELHASFSTASSFHDLTGSVLAQSRERVTKARKLVDELMDHVMDNIPLSWLVGPFAPSGKQQEEIEME, via the exons ATGGCTTCTAATGACCCCAGTGCTGCTTCCCCAAAGGATGAGGAGCAGGAG AACATAGCAAACCGGGTGGCCAACCTGCCCTTGGTCAGCTCCGCCTACGACATGGTCTCCACAGCCTATGCCTCCACCAAAGAGAACCACCCATACATCAAATCTGTCTGCGATGTGGCAGAGAAAAGCATGAAGACCATCACTGCGGCCGCGGTCAGCGGCGCCCAGCCAATCCTGACCAAACTCGAGCCGCAGA TTTCCACAGCAAATGAGTACgcatgcaggggactggacaagctGGAGGAGAAGCTGCCAATCCTTCAACAGCCAACAGACCAG ATCCTCTCCAATACCAAAGACCTGGTGACTGCCACAGTGACTGGTGCCAAAGATGCAATGAGCAACACCATGACCGGGATGGTGGATATGACCAAAGGGGCTGTCCAGGGCAGTGTGGAGCTGACCAGATCAGCAGTGACCAGTGGTGTGAACACAGTCATGAGCTCAGCAGTGGGCCAGATGGTGGTGAGCAGCATGGGTGCTGTGCTGAGCAAGTCAGAAGAGCTGGTGGATCACTACCTTCCTATGACAGATGAGGAACTAG CTAAGCTGGCCACCTCTGTGGAAGGCTTCGAGATGGCGTCCGTGGAGCAGCAGAGGCAACAGCAGAGTTACTTTGTGCGCCTGGGGTCCCTGTCCACCAAGCTCCGCCACCGGGCCTACCAGCACTCCCTGGGCAAGCTGAGGAATGCCCGGCAGAGCACCCAAGAGGCTCTGTCCCAGCTCCACCAAACCATAGAACTG ATTGAGAATGCCAAGCAGGGTGTTGATCAGAAGCTCCGTGATGGCCAGGAGAAGCTGCACCAGATGTGGTTGGAGTGGAGCCAAAAGCAGCAGAGTCAGAGTAAGGAGATAGGCTCTGTGCAGCCAGAG CAGGTAGAGGAGCAGGCATTGGCCATGTCCCGCAGCCTCACCCAGCAACTGCAGACCACCTGCCTGACTCTGGTGTCCAGCCTGCAAGGCCTCCCTGCTGACCTCCAGGACAAGGCGCAACTCGTTCGTCACCAAGTCCAAGAACTACATGCTTCATTCTCCACTGCCAGCTCCTTCCATGACTTGACTGGAAGTGTCTTGGCCCAGAGCCGTGAACGAGTGACCAAGGCCCGCAAGCTGGTGGATGAGCTGATGGATCATGTGATGGATAATATCCCCCTTTCTTGGCTAGTGGGACCCTTTGCCCCATCAGGCAAGCAGCAGGAGGAAATAGAGATGGAGTAG